ACCTGGGTGGTCAGCCGGTAGTTGGTCAATTCGGCGATGTCCATGTTGGCGTAGGCCTGGTTGGTTTTGGCCAGCAAAGAGTCCTGGTGCATGATTCCCGTCCGGTTGTCCTCAACCAGAACGCTGATTCCGATGACGTGATCGGGGGCGATGGCGGCCTCCGCTCCGTATTTGGCCTGAATCAGGGGATTGAGATGTTTGAGAACGATCCATCTCGCCGTCCATGTGTTGCTGGTGGAGAAGATATACACATCGTACCCGTTTTTGACCAAAAGCCCTGTCAGGTCGACCATTTCCGGGTAGAAGAAGGGCTGGAGATATCCGTTCACCTTGGTTTCCTGAAGGTTGGGATAGGTCCTGTCCAGTCTGGCGATTCCGTTGGCGTAGGCCTTTTCTGTGGAGCTGGCGATGTCGGCGGGCGTCATGCCGGCCATGATCTGGGTCAGCCACACATACCCGTTGGAATACGGGGAAAGCTCTTCGGGCTGCTCCTTGGTGACGGAAAGGAAATTGTTGTAAAACTGGGCGGGACCGCTGAAGTCGGCGATGTCCACCCGGGTGTTGTTCAGCTTGCCGGACGGGGTGATGTTGGCGGGGATGTTTCTTGAAGTGATTTTTTTGTCTCCCACCATGGAGGCGAAGGTCGCCTCGCCGATGTCCCGGCAGATGAGGGTATTGTCAAAGTCGATGATGACTTTTTTGCCCTGTCCCGCGTTCTGGGCGATTAAATTTTCCAGCCTGGACTTTACTTCAGGAATCCAGTCGCCGTTGTCCAGCGTCCCGGTTCCCGCCACAGGGGCTGAGACCGCGGTGGCCGTGGCGGCCGCGGTCTGGGGGGCGGCTTCGTCAACGGCCGCCGGAGCGTCCGCCGGGGCTTCCGGAGCGGCGGCGATCTGACCAGGGACGACTGCGGCGGGGGCTTCCGGGGCCGGGGCCGCCGGGGCGTCGGGATCGAATTCCGCGACCGTGTCGCCCGCCGTCTCATCCGGAAAATCGGCGATAATCGATTGAGATCTTCCGGCGCAGCTCCCGAAAAGGAATGACACAATAAATAACAGACTGATCAGGTTGATTACAATAAAACTTTTTTTCATTGAAGACCTCCAATTTCCCTTATTAAATAGGTGATTTTTTTCCGCATGATTTAAATCGATTTTGACGGCCTTAAACATTTGGAGCGTTTTATTTCGCCGTTTTCCATTTCCAAGGGGGGCGTGTCATGGCCGACCCGATCGTTTGTCTTTTGGTATTTACTTATAAAAAAACAACCTTTTGAACTTAGCCCGGAAAGCGGGGCTTGTCAAGACGATTATAAAAATTTAAGGGCGTTTTTCAACGCGGGCCGATTTGGAAATCTCCAGTCCGCCATGCCATCTGTAAGTTTATACTTTTATATCTATTATTGTCAAGCATTTTGAGCGACGCGACCCATATTAATCAAACGGGCGCCTGGGCGGTCCGGGGACGCGGTCCGGTCCCGGGAAT
The DNA window shown above is from Candidatus Desulfarcum epimagneticum and carries:
- a CDS encoding conserved hypothetical protein (Evidence 4 : Unknown function but conserved in other organisms) gives rise to the protein MFKAVKIDLNHAEKNHLFNKGNWRSSMKKSFIVINLISLLFIVSFLFGSCAGRSQSIIADFPDETAGDTVAEFDPDAPAAPAPEAPAAVVPGQIAAAPEAPADAPAAVDEAAPQTAAATATAVSAPVAGTGTLDNGDWIPEVKSRLENLIAQNAGQGKKVIIDFDNTLICRDIGEATFASMVGDKKITSRNIPANITPSGKLNNTRVDIADFSGPAQFYNNFLSVTKEQPEELSPYSNGYVWLTQIMAGMTPADIASSTEKAYANGIARLDRTYPNLQETKVNGYLQPFFYPEMVDLTGLLVKNGYDVYIFSTSNTWTARWIVLKHLNPLIQAKYGAEAAIAPDHVIGISVLVEDNRTGIMHQDSLLAKTNQAYANMDIAELTNYRLTTQVVYPLTGYFGQLANIFKFVSYGRPFLVAGDSPNDHPMLNQAENRLWITRLEKMEYQEKTLDLIENSLPGEWMLQPVLFKESPGFVASQDDVNKRLHAKPFKKKTPNAVIKMLRTSGKLKGF